The Lemur catta isolate mLemCat1 chromosome 6, mLemCat1.pri, whole genome shotgun sequence sequence TACACCTGTGACATAAGAATATAATTTCTCACCACCAGATGAAAGCAGTGGAAGTGGCACATGAGGGCtgcagttaataatattgtattgcaGTGGGGTTTTTGCTGGCAGGGCAGACTTTGGGCGCTCTTGCCTCATACACGAAAGCACGGGTAGCACGTGAGGTGGAGGATCTGCTGACGTGCTTGACTGTAGTAACCATCTCACTGTGTGTGTACATATCACACCATGTTGTACACCTGAAATATTAcgatcaaagaaaagaaaaaagaaaaacaactgaagTCGGGCAGGTGAATTGCCTCTCCAAGGCCACATAGCCAGTAAGTGACAAAATGAATTCATAAAGCCGCAACTCCAGGACTGTTTCTGCCATCCCAGAGCCAACACAGGTCCACGGGGAGAGActctgaggcagagagaagctcCTTTGCATTGTCCTCCACTCAGGATTATCTGCGCCTCTGGCCACCTCGCCCATCGGCAGGGCAAACTGGGAATAGACTTCACACTCTGGCTAATTTACCAGGAGAATTTTCTGGAGCTGAACATCATTAGCTGGGACTGAAGACACCTTGATCAAGGCCTACAGAGGCTGGGAGCTCTGGTTACCATGTGGGGACCCTCAGAGAGGACCTTGGTCAGGAGGGGTCCCAGTGCTCTGAGGGCAGCCTCCTGTGCTGGGCTGAGCCCACCCTGGGGAAGCCCCAGCCACCCCACGctctcctgccaccctcctgctTCCACGTGGAAGGAGAGATTTCTGGGCACAGCTCTCCTGCCAGAACCCCTCCAGAAAGCTCTCAGAGTCTCCCCAGGGACCCAAGGTGTCACCAGAAACGGGAGCCCAGGTGAGAGGtgagatggggaggggagaggcaggcaaAAGATGGTGCCAGTCAGGATAGTGCCAGCTCCAGAGCTGCTGCCCAGGACCTCCCCGCAGGGGAGCCAGGCGCCAGCCGGCACCAGCCAGCCCTTGTTGACATAACAGGTGGCTTTgaggtgggagaagaggaggagagaagacaCCACTGGAAGACTGGTTCCCATTGGTCCCTGTCATGATtaaaagaggcccagagagacagtCCATAGATCCAGAATCTCCGAGGAGTTTGTGGCAGACCCACCCCACCCACAGAAGCATGAGGTTCGCGGCTCTCCTCTTCCTGGCAGTGCTGACCGGGGCCCTGGTCTGTGCCCGTGAGTATGGCGCTTCCCCTGCACCATCCACACAGCCCGGGAAATGGCCCCTGCCTTCATCCCCTTCCCCTCCTTGGCAGAGGCAGTTCTCCCAGGCCTGTCTCTGCAGCCACTACTGCCCCACCCTGAGCTGTCCACACAAGGGCCCCGGGCCCATGGTCAGAGGGGCCAGGCgccctccagccctggcctggctctGCAGCCACATCTCCCAGCCCCTGCTTCGCCCGCTCCGCTCTGGTCACTCCTGCATTCTTTCTCCCCTCAATGAGCCAGACCATTTCCTGCCGCCAAGACTTTCACACATCCTCTTGCTTTTTCCCACCCCTTTCTCTCACCCACCCACTGTCAACCTCCCTCCTATccaattttcaaatgtttgcCTTTTGACCTCACTGGGTCAATGTATTTCCACAGAGCAGCCTTACGGAAGCCCCAGAATAATGTAGGtccctgtttttcattttattgctttctatACTTTTCTTTCCTAGCACTATCAAAAGTGGAATTAAATAATTGCTTATGTAATTATGTAATTCCTCCAAATCCCCCACCGACTGTCCATTTCCCCAAGCAAGCACTGCCCATCTTCCCCGAGCTGTGTCCCCAGCCTCTGATGCTTGTCTGGTGCCCGATGCGTCATCCATGCTGCTGGGAGAGTCCGGAAAGGAGGGCTGGGGTCCTCATGTCAGGTGACGATCAGAGCCACTTCTGCCCTGTCACTACATGCAGGTCATGCCCCTTCAGTTATAATTATGGAACCCAGACGTCTAACAAGACACAGAGGAGAGTCAGAGAACAATTCCGTTTTCTTAGGGATGCTGTGACAGCCTAGCTCTGGGGAGGATAACACAGAGGGGACTTAGTGCAGATGCCAAACAGCATTTCTGGTGGGGCCCTTGTGAAGCACAGATTTCTGTCCCGCCGTCCACGGCCACACTCCTGACATAAGCGGTCTAGAAGCACCAGGCAGCCCCTGCTGGATGGAGCCCTACTTGACACAGTCACTTTTCCCTCCTTTGCAGAAGACCAAAAGGGTGCATCTGCCCCAGGATCCGCGAACCGTGagtccttcctctccctcctgccccagcgcTGGCTGGGAGGGCAAATGACCGGGGATGGGAGTGGAGGAAGTCAGAGAAATAGAAGAGGGAACCAGGGCAAGGAGagcctgggggggtggggggcaggtatCCCTGTCTGGAAAAGAAGCaaggaaaatgggaaagaaaggaaagtttgtctagaacaggaggaggaagatgacagTAAACAGATTCAGAAGTTTTCAACATGCACCACCCTCACCAACAATTTCAATGCGAAAACCTTTCATGTGGGTCTCCATTTCTCACCATGTAACTCCCACCTCCTAGCCTGACACTCGACCTGTGACCTGGATCCAGGCTACTTTTCACGAATAACTTCCCCAGACCCCACTTCCTGCATTCACCACATCAGGCAAAATGAATTACTTTGTAGGGCCCCACTTTGCTTTTCCTGGTCCCTTTCCCACCCCACACCACGCCGTGCTCTAACAAGGCTTCTTGTGAATATgatgcctctttctctctctctccctgtctctcttttcATCCATCCCTCCTCTGGGCTTCCAGTGTGGACCAGTTCTGGCCCCTTTTCTAGACTGGAACTCCTAACAGCATTGATTTCTACTTCCCCAGCAACATACACACACTGGGAGTTTACTTAACATCAGCCCACTATGACCTGGGCACACACCcgcactcctcctgcctcctcacacACAGCCCAGATGGCCCCCTTTGTCTCTTCTCAAATGCCCTTGGTGCCTTGCACACCAATGAAATGAGAGAAGTTTTGATTCTccaaataaacatttgcatgTGTTTATAGCTGCAAAAGCCCCTTCGGAGCCTGTCAAGTTTCTATCTTGCCCACCAACCTACCCCGGAGGGAGAAGCTAGTCCTCTCAGCCAACCCTCTGCACACTGGGGGCTGGTATAAGGGGTAAAATCCTGGGAGAGTCTCTTTAAAGTGATGTGATCGTTCTGTCAACGTGACTTTACTTTTCCCTGAATCATAATCCACTCTGTGCAATGGCCCTGAAGAAGCAGGAAAAGTCTTTGAGGCAGCACGGAAAGACTTGAAGGATGCTACAAACCTGGCCCGTCATGAAAGTCAAGCTCTAGAAGAACTGGGAGACAGCGAATGTACCCTAAAGCCAGACCTTGTCAGGAAGGGGGACAGGAGGGAACCGAGCTCCACCACCCCCCTGGGGGGAAGCCTGGGAGCTGTCATTTCTGCCACCCTCTCATCCTCTTAGCAGCATCCCATGAGGGATCAGCAGCCTCAAACGAAAATGCAGGATCCTCTGGGTTAGCCCAAAGGGCACCGAAGCCATCAAGGAAGCAGAGATCCAGCCTTGTGGGTAAGTCTCTTTGCCAGCGCCAGGGTCTTGAGTTCTGATGGATAAAACACCAGATCTCTGGGGCAGCCTGCGTGCACAGGCACAGCACAGGggcacagacacacccagactCCTAAGGAGGGTGGGGTTGTGCACATCAGCTTCTACATACAGGGTTTCCAAGCCAGTAGATCTTGTTGCAGGTACCACCCAACCAACCTTCCCATCGGAGGGAACTTGGTTCTCTCAGCAAAGCCACTTCACCCTAGGGCTAGCCCCTAGGACTGGGGGGACTTCTCTTACAAAGGAAGCagcttttttttctccttatgtgGCCTCTTCTGTCCCAAATTAGGATCCATCTTACAGGAAAGCAAAAACGGAATAGCAAACGTTACCGAGGAACTTGGAGGCCTAGTGTCAGATTTGACTAAAGATCTAAAAGACGAAGGTAAACATGAGTGTGTCCCCTCTAAGGCCTGCAGGTGTAAACATGCCCACCCCTCCCTCAGGCCCAGTCCGCATCTCCAGCCCCACGAGTGAGACCTGGAACTGTGACAGCCCCTGCCACTGAAGCCCTCATTTTATGCTACCAATGTCTCCAATTTACACCCAACTTCAAATGCCATCGCTGTCTGATACAGATTCTTCCTGGGGTCTGACCCCCAGCCTTCCCGCTGTGGCACCTGCTTCTCTCTACCCCTCTCACCCCGGCCAAGGTGGGGACAAGGGTGGGTCCTGCAGGCTCCAAGTGGATCTAAGCTCCATCACTCCGACTTCTGTGTGAGACCCTCCAGGGCCTCAGTGAGTTTGGAAAGCAGATGGAGTTGAGGAGGAATGCAAGGGGTGGACCTGCTGCCTGGGGCcctagaagcattattcatactTCTTCATATTCTCGtccctccccatctccttcctcaactccatctctctcttcatctctttccctttccttttccttcccacctCTTTCCCCCACTTTTTCTACAGATGTCCTAGATACCGTTAATGGCATTGGGAAGGCAGTTCACAAATGACTCACAGCTCCTGAGAAGAAGCTGAGCTGATGTCTAGGATGCCTAGGAGCACCAGGCTTTAAGCCTAcagccaaaaacaaaaactaactaacaaaaaaaaaaaccctattaaaCCAAAAGCATCAAACTTGGAGTATATGTGTGTTTTCCTTGAAAGGAGGTGGTGTGGGAAACCTGGCCAGGAGCCCAAGAGGGTGGAGGCACACCCCATGAGCCTTCGATTGGCACCCTGGCCCTTCCTCCTGAACCACAGCTTCCAGACTCGGCCTCCTCACAGAGCACAGGCTCCAGCAGGTTACGTGATTCATCCCCAGCCCGTCACCCATATCTGCAGAGGCTGAGCCTCAATTCCCAAATTGGTTCCCTCTTTATTCCTCACTCTCCCTGCCCAGTGCCATTTTACCGTGCATCAGAGTGTTGAATGGCACTTTTCCCGTGGCCCTGCAATTGTCGCTGGGGCCCACAGCTAGAAATCACCCCACATTCCATGGAAAACGTCTCACATCTGGAACCTGCCCACCACTCTGGGACTCACTTAGAGCTAGGAAAGGCAGCCCAACCCCAACCAACCCCAGGGTTACCATTCCTTGCCCtgtggagaaggagaaaaatggaatcatCAGGGTTATTGGCTCTGCAGAGAACGCAGTGTTCATGCCAAAGAGATATTTCCTGAAAACCcccagggaagaagagaggaagatggTCCTTTCTTCACCCTATAAGTCAAGTGAGGGGCTACAGGAATCACTCATAGATTGAAGGTTGCAGACCAAGAAGAGGCTGCATCTCCCTCCACAGCTGGATGCACCTTCAGACCCACCTGGAGCTGCCCAGACTCTAGCACAGCAGGACAGCACTGGGGAGAGCCTGTGTCCCCAGGCAGCAGGAGTATATCAGTTATGGAAAGCTATTCTACTATAAGCAATGGCCTAAAATTTAATTGCTCAAGCACCATCCCATGTAGCAGTCAAGGAGGCATGCTCCAGACTTGGGGCAAGGGAACGTAGTCTGTCTTCTCCATGTAGTCACTTAGGGATTCAGGATGGTGACGATTCTGCCATCTTCAGTACCTGGGCTTCAAGGTCATTCTGTCACTAGatctggtggctcacgcctgtaatctcagcactttgggaagccaaggctggaggccaggagttcgccGTTGAGGTGAACTGTGATcaagtcactgcactccagcctgggtgatagagcaagaccctgtttcttaaaagaaaaatcattctgtCGTCTTCACCATCAATCCAACCACAGAAAGGGGGGAAGGAGCATGGAACAGATTGCTTCTATGAGCTACGCTAGCAAGTGGTACGTGTTATTGACAAGATCTCAATTCCATGGCCACATTTAACTGCAAGGACCAGCAAAGGTCTAGCAGGAAGATGATCAgaatgaatatttgtgtcccaGTAGCAACTTCTGCCACAGGGCAGGGTGAACACAGAAACAGGTGCCTGCTTATCCCTGGACATTTCTGGAGGCAGAAAGTTTTTCATGGTAGCCCATGGAAGAGGTGCAAGAAGACACTCCCAGCTCAGTTTCTTGAGGCCTTTGAAGGGCAAGGAAGAGAACTCAGGATCTCCCATTGCTCTCATGAGTGAATTTAGAAGAGGGATCAAAAGCCAAGAGGCTGCACAAGCAGCTTCCATGCTCGATAAGAGGAGCCAGCGTGTGGTGAGAGGGTTGAGGGTGTGGGCCACTGGGAAGATCTAAGGGAGCTGTAATTCTTTGAGGGTTCCACAGCaatggcagggctggggtgaaGCTGAAGAGCACCCAACTGGAGACCACCACGCCCTGAATCAGCAGGGGCCCCCACAGGAGCAGATGATGGAAACCACACTAGGGATCAGCACTTCTCCCCACATCGGCCATGACCAGTGACCTTGGAAGGTCTCTGCCTGCCCTATCCCACCTCCCTGGAGATCCAGAACCAAACCCTGCCCTTTTCCTGTCTCTCCAGTGAAGTGGATGctgaggagaggaaagaaggtaAGTTTTAAATTGGTTGGACTCTTAACAACCACAGGGAAATAAAAAACGTGGAAGCTGCTCAATATGCCATTCacaaatggaaaagagagatttGATAACACATACAAGTCTCCTCGATATttgatggggttacatcctgataaacccatcataagttgaaaatgtgTCTAGGAGCCTACTGTCAACATGGTCAGAACAGTTACATTAGTCTACcattgggcaaaatcatctaacacaaagcctatttcgtaaaaaagtgttgaatatctcatgtaatttattgaatacaggactgaaagagaaaaacagaatggttgcatGGGTACTAGAGGTATGAATTCTACTAAATGTACATTGCTTTCTCACCAGCATAAAGTGAAAAATCCTAACTCAGGAACCATCTGTATTTGGAAGCCCTgtctgaagaaaaaagaaatctccaccAAGTCCTGACCGTTCAAGAAACTGTTGCTTCTAAAGATAAATCCACAAGGATCAGGATTTGCCATCTGAAGGGGTCCTCTGCCAGGTCTATTACAAATTCAGCTCTAATCTTTAAAAGGTTCAGGAAAAAGCagtgagagaaagacagagacaaagacagagcaTGATAAAGCAAGCATGATTAAATCTTAACATTTGGGGACTCTCCTCCCCAGTGGACCTAAAAAAGGATGTGAAAATTCTCTGAACTAGGCTTACAAATTCCGTGTAAGTctgaagttatttcaaaataaaaagtaggtaATGCATAGGCTAATTAGCTTGAATTAGCCATTCTACTATGCATacaaatttcaaaacatcattttgtacacaataaacatatacaatttttgtttgtcaattttaaaatcaattaatttttttaaaaggaataaaaataaagtaaaatattacataaaatgtacaaaataataagaaaatcagGAGATTTCACATGAAATCCAGATTTTTACTTTCCCCTGAAGAATTAGAGTATCTGGCAATAATCAGCTCCAGGCAGGAGCAGGCACACTCCAATTTGCTCCCTAAACCTGAAATGGAGAGACATTTATCACTTCTCGTTGTACCTGTGCTTTGTTTGCCTGACACCCAGACTGCCTGGCTCGTTGATGTGACTTGCCTGACTCCTGGGAGCATTGAAATTTGCAACCCCTAACCCCGGCCTTTGGCTCCAAGTCTCTATCTGGACATTGCCAAGTGAAGTAGCTGGACCACACGGGAGCCATGAGAATTTCTTTTGCTTGGATCACAGGCAGGAAGAGAGTCAGCTCCTTGGTCCCTTTGTGGACTTGTTCCTTGGCTCCCTGGAGCTCACCCTTGCACCTGTGAAACCAGGAATACAAAAAGAGAATCCTTTGCCTTAAGGTCTGGAAAAAGCTTTCTGAAGCTGCAcatatctttttctctctgggccccagttgCTGTCCATTAAACCTTCCAAAATCAAAATGTTGAAGGGTACTGtcatagttaattttatgtgtcaacttggctggacCACAATGCCCAGATAtatggtcaaacattattctgatgTTTCTGTGACGGTGTTCTTGGATGGAATTAACAGgtaaatcagtggactttgaataaagcagattgcccttcaTAATGTAGGTGGCCCCAACCAACCacttgaaggcctgaatagaacaaaaggggGACCTCCCCCAAGCAACAGGAAATTCTGCCAGCAGACGACCTTCTGACTTGAGCCCCAGCATTGGCtgtttcctgggtctccagcctgatgccctttggacttgaactacagattttggacttgccagcttcCATAATCGCACGagccaatttctttttaaaaagatcagtctctctctctttctctctccctgtctctctttccacacacacacacactctcatacaAGTGTATAAATAGACacgtatacatacacacacacctccaattggctctgtttccctggagaaccctgattaatataGGCTCTGATTAGTTAAGACTAGAGAAACTTAATGTTGCAGACACctaatattcattataaaatggaatttaatacTCCAACAAGGAGCTGTGGCTGGTAGCCGGCTCTGAGGCCAGGAAGCCCATGttgaaacccagctctgccacttactgtgccATCATGGGCCAGGTTCTTACCCTGCCTttccttagtttcctcctctgtaaagtgagGGTATTAATAGTACCTTGTCTCATTGAgttgttaggaggattaaatgagattaaaatttaTAACGCTCTGAGAATAGTGTTTGGCACCCATTACATGCTGTATGTTTGttaaagaaacagaattaaagttttaaaaaattccagtCCATTGCTCTGTCTTCACACCTCCCCCCTGACCAATGCAGAAGACCAAGGGCCTCAGGGGAGGGTGGCAGAGAAGACCAGCCCTGCCAACCCCAACACGATAGGGTGGCCCTCAGAGACACAGCTACCCCTGCGTCTTCAATGTCTACTCCAAAAGCCTGTCACTTCCTCCCTCTGGAGTCTCTGCTGCCCCTTCGGCCCCAGAAGCAGGGCTTTCCATGCAGGGAGGGGAATGaggaaaagacattcagcacggGTCAGATGGAGACAGGTGTATGCATCGAGGTCCTGGCAGAACACAGATGGCACACTCCGAAGGGCTGTTTTAGAAActctttaatgaaaaaaaaattattttacagagataCAAATAAGGAATAGCAACCTCAAGAAGCCATTACCATCCCTGGAACTGAAGCAGCAGAGGGAGGAACTCATGTCACCAGAGACCAGTCGAGAGATGAAAGCTGTAGTCATAGAGGAACACTGTCGTCACCTCCTCATGCTGTCTTAATTATCTGTGGCTGCAAAAATTGTCCCAAAACTTGGTGGCTTCAAACAGCATCATTTCTTATCTCGCAGTtgctgtgggtcaggagtccaggGACAGCGTGGCTGTGTCCTCTGACTCAGAGTCCCCCACAAGGCTGCAATTGAGGTATTGTCGAGGCTATGGCCACCTCAAGACTCAACTGGGGAAGAATCCACTTCCGCGCTCAATCATGTGGTCGTTGGCAGAGTTTAGTTCCTCATAGACTGTTGGGCCGAGGGCCTCTGCTCTTCAGTGGCTTCAGGCTGGAGGCTCCCCTCAGTTCctgccacatgggcctctccatgGGACAGCTCACTTCATCAGAGCAAGCAAGCTGAGAAGATCCAGAGTGTGTGCCCATTAGCTTGACAAAAGTCATGGGCTTTTATAACCTAGTCTCAGAAGTGACTGTCTCATCACTTTTGCCATCTTCTAtttgttagaagtgagtcactaggCTCAGCCTAGTCTAGCAGAGAGGATCACACAAGGGCATAAATGCCAGGAAGTGGGCACCACTGGAGCCATCTTAGAAGTCCCCCTACCACACATGCCAAAGTAGGGCAGGAGCAGGGGCGACAAATGCCCTgatctctcctcctcccaccatcTGATCTCCCACCTGTGTCTCCCACCAACCAAGCTCAACTAGAAGCCAGAGGGCACAGGAGCCCAGGTGATACAGCCCAAAGAGGACATCCTTCCAGGCCAGTGCAGAGAGAAGCAAAAATTAGacctgcagggaggggagagagatacAATGAACAGAGAGCGAGCAGCACATGAAAAAAGACCTCCATAGAACTCTACTATCTACAATCTGCTTTGCATATTATCTCACGATCTCCACCACTATCCTGTGCATAGGAGCCATAACTCCTGgacaacaaataaaaatcctaatGTTTTCCAGCATGTGACCAAGCTGCGGTCATCACAGAGGTCGGACAGCCCAGAAGGCAAGACATCACACAGAACAGCCCCCCTTATCCACACACGTGGGGTGTGTCTCTTTCCTTTAACACATGGATCCAATTCTTTCCAGGCTCTGTGATTTGGGGTAACATTGCTCCTGGGCAAAGGTTGAAAATATTCCATAAGGCAAAGGTTCCTACCTTTCAACTATCCCTATTTACGTAAATACCTGCCTCTTTAACTCCTGAGgccaggaggaggaaatgggagagGAAAAGAGCGAAGCAGTGACATTTGGAAAGACCCTGCTCTGTGACAGTTCCAGTGTTGATGTCAAAGTTCTAATTTCCTCTTAGAAAAACCTTGTGCAAATAGCATAGTTTGCTCTTGTTGACTTTTTTAATGTGCTTATGGAGACTGTTTGGGATCTAGAGTCAGAATTCTatagtgtacacacacacacacgcacacacgcatgcacgcacaccCAGGACACCAATCTGTCCAGACATTCTCCTGTCCCTCAGCCTTCCCCATTCCAGGTAAGACTGCCCCCACCTTTGAGGCTGCCAGGCCCAGACTCTC is a genomic window containing:
- the DCD gene encoding dermcidin; the encoded protein is MRFAALLFLAVLTGALVCAQAVLPGLSLQPLLPHPELSTQGPRAHEDQKGASAPGSANPSHEGSAASNENAGSSGLAQRAPKPSRKQRSSLVGSILQESKNGIANVTEELGGLVSDLTKDLKDEGPVRISSPTSETWNCDSPCH